A single window of Pyrus communis chromosome 10, drPyrComm1.1, whole genome shotgun sequence DNA harbors:
- the LOC137746927 gene encoding elongation factor 1-delta-like: MAVTFFDVNSASGLKKLDDYLLARSYITGYQASKDDITVYAALSKAPSSEFVNVSRWYNHIAALLRISGVTGEGSGVTIEGSAPVTGEAIATPPVADTKASAAEDDDDDDVDLFGEETEEEKKAAEERAASIKASTKKKESGKSSVLLDVKPWDDETDMKKLEEAVRSVHLEGLHWGASKLVAVGYGIKKLQIMMTIVDDLVSVDTLIEEHLTVEPINEYVQSCDIVAFNKICK, from the exons ATGGCAGTCACATTCTTTGACGTCAACTCGGCCTCCGGCCTGAAGAAACTCGATGACTACTTGCTTGCTCGCAGTTACATCACTGGATATCAGGCTTCCAAGGATGATATCACTGTGTATGCAGCTCTTTCAAAGGCCCCTTCTTCCGAATTTGTGAATGTGTCTAGGTGGTACAACCACATTGCTGCTCTTCTTAGGATTTC TGGTGTAACCGGAGAAGGATCTGGTGTCACTATTGAGGGATCTGCTCCTGTCACCGGGGAAGCAATTGCTACACCGCCTGTAGCTGATACAAAG GCCTCAGCTGCTGAGGATGACGATGATGACGATGTTGATCTCTTTGGGGAAGAGACCGAAGAGGAGAAGAAGGCTGCGGAAGAACGTGCAGCTTCTATCAAGGCatcaacaaagaagaaagagtcTGGCAAGTCGTCGGTTCTGTTGGATGTGAAGCCATGGGATGATGAAACTGACATGAAAAAGCTTGAGGAGGCTGTAAGAAGTGTCCACTTGGAAGGCTTGCATTGGGGAGCAT CCAAACTTGTAGCTGTTGGGTACGGGATTAAGAAGTTGCAAATAATGATGACAATTGTTGATGACCTGGTCTCTGTTGACACTCTCATTGAGGAACATCTTACTGTCGAACCAATTAATGAGTATGTTCAGAGTTGTGACATTGTAGCCTTCAACAAAATATGTAAGTGA
- the LOC137746926 gene encoding UPF0235 protein At5g63440-like, translating to MRNRLNGPVRNKQWYGPTSLNNIGTTEDDTRYAVVLCSLLAYGLTHLRRPRAIPNFQWPVGRRRRGKRVQREKKGMPKRTTHTYSSEDAAPDGPDSDLFVYYCKHCGSHLLITDTQLQKMPKRKTDKAYVLDKSKHLARLNIAEAGKVLLKRGEGKLEKQFRMNCVGCGLFVLYRSEEDLEGASFIYVVDGALSTVAAETNPQDAPVPPCISNLEGGLVQVAIEVEDRAQRSAITRVNADDVRVTVAAPAARGEANNELLEFMAKVLGLRLSQMTLQRGWNNKSKLLVVEDLSARQVYEKLLEAVQP from the exons ATGCGGAATCGTTTAAATGGGCCGGTCCGAAACAAACAATGGTACGGCCCAACAAGTTTAAATAATATTGGTACGACAGAAGACGACACAAGATACGCCGTCGTTTTATGTTCTTTGCTCGCTTATGGCCTAACCCACCTGCGTCGACCTCGAGCAATTCCCAATTTCCAGTGGCCGgtaggaaggagaagaagagggaagagagtacagagagagaagaaaggaaTGCCGAAGAGAACAACACACACGTACTCGAGCGAGGACGCAGCTCCGGATGGACCTGACTCTGATCTCTTCGTCTATTACTGCAAGCACTGTGGATCCCACCTCCTCATAACtg ATACCCAATTGCAGAAAATGCCGAAGAGGAAGACGGACAAGGCTTATGTGTTGGACAAGAGCAAGCATCTTGCAAGGCTCAACATTGCTGAGGCTGGAAAGGTTTTGTTGAAAAG GGGGGAAGGGAAATTGGAGAAGCAATTTCGAATGAACTGTGTGGGTTGTGGACTCTTTGTTCTCTATCGCTCTGAAGAAGACTTGGAAGGTGCTTCTTTCATTTATGTTGTTGATGGTGCTCTAAGCACAGTTGCTGCTGAAACCAACCCACAG GATGCTCCTGTGCCACCTTGTATATCAAACCTAGAAGGGGGACTCGTTCAAGTGGCTATAGAAGTGGAAGATCGTGCACAACGCTCAGCAATCACAA GAGTGAATGCTGATGATGTAAGAGTCACTGTAGCTGCACCTGCTGCTCGGGGAGAAGCAAACAACGAGCTCTTGGAATTCATGGCCAAA GTGTTGGGTCTGAGACTAAGCCAGATGACTCTTCAGAGAGGGTGGAATAACAAATCAAAACTCCTTGTG GTAGAGGATTTGTCTGCTAGGCAAGTATATGAGAAACTTCTGGAGGCTGTGCAACCTTGA
- the LOC137748554 gene encoding uncharacterized protein, translated as MELTVVDLGAYLESEEAGVKELCGEVSRSLRETGALLVKDPRCTAEDNDRFLDMMERYFDSPPEFKRLQERPQLHYQVGVTPEGVEVPRSLVDEEMQEKLKEIPKESQPSIPKGADRKWRYMWRVGPRPSKTRFQELNAEPVVPEEFPEWKDTMDSWGYKMISAIEAVAEMAAIGFGLPKDAFTSLMKQGPHLLAPTGSDLRRYGQEGTVFAGYHYDLNFITIHGRSRFPGLNIWLKNGQKVEVKVPVGCLLIQTGKQIEWLTAGDCIAGMHEVIITNRTIDAIKLATEQNRLLWRVSSTLFAHIASDAVLKPLGHFAESPLASKYPPIHAGEFVEQELAVINLKGNKD; from the exons ATGGAGCTGACGGTGGTAGATCTGGGCGCGTACTTGGAATCGGAGGAGGCCGGAGTGAAGGAGTTGTGCGGCGAGGTTAGTCGGAGTCTGAGAGAAACGGGAGCTCTGTTGGTAAAGGATCCCAGATGTACGGCGGAGGACAACGATCGCTTCCTTGATATGATGGAGAGGTACTTCGACAGTCCGCCGGAGTTCAAGCGACTCCAGGAGAGGCCCCAATTGCATTACCAG GTTGGTGTGACACCGGAAGGCGTGGAAGTCCCCAGAAGCCTTGTTGATGAAGAAATGCAggagaaattgaaggaaatacCCAAAGAGTCCCAGCCATCCATCCCCAAAGGGGCAGATCGCAAATGGCGATACATGTGGAGAGTGGGTCCTCGACCCTCGAAAACCCGCTTTCAg GAGCTTAATGCAGAGCCCGTCGTACCCGAGGAGTTTCCTGAATGGAAAGATACCATGGATTCGTGGGGTTACAAGATGATTTCCGCAATAGAG gCTGTTGCTGAAATGGCTGCCATTGGATTTGGCTTGCCAAAGGATGCATTCACTTCTCTTATGAAGCAG GGACCGCACCTTCTAGCTCCAACAGGAAGTGACCTTCGGCGTTATGGCCAAGAGGGTACTGTGTTTGCAGGATATCATTATGACCTCAACTTTATAACTATTCACGGCAGAAGTAGATTCCCAGGTCTGAATATTTGGCTTAAAAATGGGCAAAAAGTTGAGGTGAAGGTTCCTGTAGGATGTCTTCTCATTCAGACTGGGAAGCAG ATAGAATGGCTGACTGCAGGAGATTGCATAGCTGGAATGCATGAAGTTATCATAACAAACAGGACGATTGATGCAATCAAACTAGCAACGGAGCAAAATCGCTTACTATGGAGAGTATCTTCAACA TTGTTTGCGCACATAGCATCTGATGCTGTGTTGAAGCCCTTAGGTCACTTTGCAGAATCCCCGCTTGCGAGCAAATACCCGCCCATTCATGCAGGAGAGTTTGTTGAACAGGAGCTTGCAGTAATCAATCTCAAAGGAAACAAAGATTAA